The following are encoded in a window of Psilocybe cubensis strain MGC-MH-2018 chromosome 4, whole genome shotgun sequence genomic DNA:
- a CDS encoding Protein EFR3, which produces MNLFTPNHVKLLNSCYPPTSSLLTAGPEYSPNSHELSRLTYYASNHPGKLAKIAGELEKRLKAECKKAKSGNIRSRASLLISLSIFRSLATECRRDIALLSPSLIGSVDYTLASLLMDLEVTARAATVFTAWTTYTNGHLIGADSNMTKDYLSILKQFATLSCSISSDQETQNRTRLIGLAALTAALNSEALYNDIGNFGTQVSIILCPIMVILFETPLSTLDDQFSAVKDSSASPYLAEFRTRPALERRAASIHIHVDGDKGPSSSDVSDASLHALFSLLNHANGAQLGYIMQSSFDNLDSLQKWSEYDHCCWYAQRVAEWAQYQYRYVVPTWLVDRLLSQPESPGSTVLYQTLVAMVTSVFSAPTPLINLSSSDIMSNLLTLMLRCISINPEDVTLPALVECISSLGCHVYYSDQIQDLAGELVGRLVSIEVQGVLGRDKATSLQTRSSAIRCLLEGLLGLVRAANANERVESADETSKRCSPEPKSRTSLDTSRLERTDERASRRTRVPPDIWQDTLSLLCDSDPLVREECSNALVYYITQEMPKHGESSEPAAVKPMRRIADTFRHHVGVHPSIGDSGSKFLNSVHAYLYILATSPTLGISPSVVGNARLSSYDDSSSNAPPPIISDLHHDLGENRSAPSPSSNRRSIGGHNVSRARKESLVLGLLERTPSQYTTSAKASEEDYAHLLKILTTIQSRMPLHGLLTGIPMILALNAALNTQDIDINLLHRIVTIKTVIAHVWLVIGQVWKLQDLVNLAEKAIKNLSSFPNKGTTEGFPLDSHTLGIDVDEALSLVTSSQAVQEAFGMDQEGLTRRVMVKWTPELALRDFENSSAYETTLRGDGISPLLKISPALMHIENISLQSLTRSTRGLGVTDLREALEGRSSMSNPALARPPSVSTLDHASSSFMGGDAHLRLTQTRSRSRAAKKRPGPSGNGEVRDVLARLGISKQNSNLLKSTFPALQKSN; this is translated from the exons ATGAATCTATTCACTCCTAATCATGTAAAGCTCCTCAATTCATGCTATCCTCCAACCTCGTCTCTCCTCACAGCTGGGCCCGAATATTCACCAAATTCACATGAACTTAGCCGACTGACCTACTATGC GTCAAACCATCCAGGGAAGCTGGCCAAGATTGCAGGCGAATTAGAGAAGCGTTTGAAGGCAGAATGCAAGAAAGCGAAATCGGGAAATATTCGATCCAGGGC CTCCTTATTAATATCACTGTCAATATTTCGGTCTCTTGCCACGGAATGCAGAAGGGATATTGCCCTACTGTCTCCTTCTCTGATTGGATCCGTCGATTATACTTTAGCGTCGCTTTTAATGGATCTTGAAGTTACTGCAAGGGCTGCGACCGTT TTCACTGCATGGACCACCTACACGAATGGTCATCTTATTGGAGCTGATAGCAACATGACAAAGGACTATCTGTCAATATTGAAGCAATTTGCTACCCTAAGCTGTTCAATATCCTCTGACCAGGAAACACAGAATCG CACACGACTAATAGGTCTTGCTGCCCTGACGGCTGCGTTGAACTCTGAAGCTTTATATAATGATATCGGAAACTTTGGAACCCAAGTCTCCATTATCTTGTGTCCTATCATGGTCATTCTCTTTGAGACTCCTCTGTCTACTCTGGACGACCA ATTTTCTGCAGTTAAAGATTCCTCCGCTTCTCCATACCTGGCTGAGTTCAGAACAAGACCTGCTTTAGAGCGTCGGGCGGCGTCAATCCATATCCACGTCGATGGGGACAAAGGACCGTCATCTTCTGACGTTTCTGATGCATCTTTGCACGCACTATTCTCCCTTCTCAACCATGCTAATGGCGCTCAACTGGGCTATATCATGCAGTCCTCGTTTGACAATTTGGATTCATTGCAGAAGTGGTCCGAATACGATCACTGCTGTTGGTATGCTCAGAGAGTCGCGGAATGGGCCCAGTACCAATATCGCTATGTCGTCCCCACTTGGCTCGTGGATCGCTTGTTATCCCAACCAGAAAGCCCTGGAAGCACTGTTCTTTATCAAACCTTGGTGGCTATGGTTACTTCTGTATTCAGCGCTCCGACACCACTCATTAATTTGTCTTCTTCGGACATCATGTCCAATCTGCTGACACTTATGCTTCGATGTATTTCTATTAACCCTGAGGACGTCACTCTTCCTGCTTTGGTGGAATGTATATCTTCATTAGGATGTCATGTATATTATTCTGATCAAATACAAGACCTGGCG GGCGAATTGGTCGGTCGGCTTGTTTCCATTGAAGTTCAGGGAGTCCTTGGAAGGGACAAGGCCACATCGCTCCAAACCAGGTCATCAGCCATCCGTTGCCTCTTAGAAGGTTTGCTTGGTCTTGTCCGTGCCGCCAATGCAAACGAGAGAGTCGAATCGGCGGATGAAACCTCTAAAAGATGTTCTCCAGAGCCAAAATCCAGAACATCTCTAGACACCTCTCGCTTAGAAAGAACAGATGAAAGGGCATCCCGACGCACCAGAGTGCCTCCTGACATCTGGCAAGATACTTTGAGTCTTTTGTGCGATAGCGACCCACTGGTACGAGAGGAATGTTCTAACGCATTGGTTTATTATATAACCCAAGAAATGCCCAAGCACGGGGAAAGTAGTGAACCCGCAGCAGTGAAGCCTATGCGACGTATTGCCGACACATTCCGTCATCATGTTGGCGTCCATCCAAGTATTGGGGATTCCGGCAGCAAATTCCTCAATTCTGTGCATGCTTATCTTTACATTCTCGCCACTTCCCCGACGTTGGGAATATCGCCCTCGGTTGTAGGCAATGCTCGCCTTTCTTCATACGACGATTCTTCTTCCAATGCCCCACCGCCTATCATATCTGATTTGCACCATGATTTGGGAGAAAACCGTTCTGCACCATCTCCAAGCAGTAATCGCCGTTCTATCGGCGGCCATAATGTCTCAAGAGCTCGAAAGGAATCTTTGGTTCTCGGCCTTCTAGAGAGAACACCATCTCAGTATACCACTTCTGCCAAGGCCTCAGAGGAAGACTATGCCCACCTTCTAAAGATACTCACAACAATCCAGTCGCGCATGCCATTGCATGGGTTGCTCACAGGAATACCAATGATCTTGGCGTTGAATGCTGCCTTAAATACCCAAGATATTGATATCAACCTCCTCCATCGAATTGTCACAATCAAAACAGTCATTGCTCATGTATGGCTCGTAATAGGACAAGTGTGGAAATTACAAGATCTTGTAAATCTGGCTGAAAAG GCAATCAAAAATTTGTCTTCTTTTCCAAATAAAGGTACCACTGAAGGTTTTCCTTTGGACTCGCATACATTGGGAATAGACGTGGATGAGGCATTGAGCCTAGTTACATCCTCACAAGCTGTTCAAGAGGCCTTTGGAATGGATCAAGAAGGATTGACGAGGAGGGTCATGGTCAAGTGGACCCCAGAACTTGCTCTTCGAGATT TTGAGAATTCTTCTGCATATGAGACTACTCTAAGAGGAGACGGCATATCCCCTCTATTAAAAATTTCGCCAGCTCTGATGCACATTGAAAATATTTCTTTGCAGAGTTTGACTAGATCCACTCGTGGTCTCGGAGTCACTGACCTTAGAGAGGCATTGGAGGGCCGAAGTAGCATGTCGAATCCAGCCCTTGCACGACCTCCATCTGTTTCCACTCTCGACCAtgcatcgtcgtcgtttATGGGAGGCGATGCACATCTACGGCTCACCCAAACTCGATCCAGGTCACGAGCTGCAAAGAAGCGCCCGGGCCCTAGTGGTAATGGTGAAGTTCGAGACGTGTTAGCTCGCCTCGGAATCAGTAAGCAAAACAGTAACCTCCTCAAATCAACCTTCCCAGCTCTTCAAAAATCCAATTAA
- a CDS encoding putative aldose 1-epimerase (putative aldose 1-epimerase ARB_05372): protein MALLRGLTLFLLGVRVSSLVPSNSAQNNEFNSILIAAPDGSARAAFIPFGAIATNFWVKDKHGVFRDILLGFDDHTLYQSDAEGHPYFGPIVGRYANRIRNGTFTIPISKDASGPNKFFVPRNEGNNTLHGGFDGFDRRVWQTTKVSSSSVTFTLVDPAGTQGFPGTVLTTVTYTLEPKSTWNIKIHAVASAKTPIMLSGHHYWNFEAYQESQDLVGHFVQFESSKFVATDGQLIPTGKLTPVAGTPMDFRKAKSIGASIPLTAQAQFCGSGCVGFDNCWVFDTVDQTKKPKFSMWSVNSGIKLDIFTNQPAVQVYTCNGIFNASLPIPRKATQGGPNNIYADHSCVVIENESLIDAINNPELGVDQIFGPGRPYDWESTYVFSTIQD, encoded by the exons ATGGCGCTTCTTCGGGGACTAACTTTGTTTCTACTGGGAGTCAGGGTGTCTTCCTTGGTACCATCGAACAGTGCACAGAACAAT GAATTTAACTCTATTCTCATAGCAGCTCCAGATGGATCTGCACGAGCAGCTTTCATTCCCTTTGGTGCTATTGCCACTAATTTCTGGGTCAAGGACAAA CATGGTGTCTTCCGAGACATCCTACTTGGATTCGATGACCAT ACGTTATATCAAAGCGATGCAGAAGGACACCCCTACTTTGGTCCAATTGTTGGAAG ATATGCGAATAGGATCAGAAATGGCACATTCACTATTCCTATAAGCAAAGATGCATCTGGCCCCAACAAGTTTTTTGTACCGAGGAACGAAG GCAATAATACACTGCATGGAGGTTTCGATGGGTTTGATCGTCGTGTTTGGCAGACAACCAAAGTCTCTTCCAGCTCCGTGACCTTCACCCTTGTTGACCCTGCAGGTACTCAAGGTTTCCCTGGAACGGTCCTGACAACA GTGACGTACACTTTGGAACCAAAATCGACGTGGAACATCAAGATCCATGCAGTTGCTTCTGCTAAGACACCCATAATGCTGAGTGGACACCATTACTGGAATTTTGAGGCCTATCAGGAATCCCAGGACCTAGTCGGGCATTTTGTCCAGTTCGAATCTTCAAAATTTGTAGCGACAGATGGTCAATTGATACCAACAGGAAAACTGACCCCTGTAGCTGGTACACCTATGGATTTCAGGAAAGCAAAATCGATTGGCGCTAGCATTCCTCTTACCGCTCAAGCCCAATTTTGTGGAAGTG GTTGTGTCGGATTTGACAATTGTTGGGTTTTCGATACAGTCGATCAAACCAAGAAGCCAAAATTTTCTATGTGGAGTGTTAATTCTGGTATCAA ACTTGACATCTTCACAAATCAACCTGCTGTTCAG GTGTACACTTGCAATGGCATCTTCAATGCATCGCTACCCATCCCCAGAAAAGCGACACAAGGAGGTCCTAATAACATCTATGCTGACCACTCCTGTGTCGtcattgaaaatgaaagttTGATTGACGCTATCAACAACCCAGAGCTTGGGGTTGATCAAATATTCGGGCCAGGTAGACCCTACGATTGGGAGTCAACCTACGTTTTCTCCACAATACAAGATTGA